CTCGATGCCACCCTTCTCGAAAAGTCGCATCGGTATGCCCTGTCCGGTGGCACTGGTGACAACATGCCAGAGGGAGCGTGTGCAGGCGCGGCGGAGTATTCCGGGAGCGGTCTCATGGTGATCACGTGGCGTCGGATCGACGAGCAGGACTTCCCGCTGCTGCGGACGTGGCTCCAGCAGCCCCACGTGAAGCGTTGGTGGAATCACGAGACAACGGCGGAGGCGGTGGCGCGCGACTTCGGCCCCGCTGCCCGGGGCGAGGAGCCCTCGGAGGATCTCCTCGCATTCCTCGAAGGCCTTCCGGTCGGTCTGGTACAGCGTTCACGCCTGCGGGACTACCCCGAGTACCTTGCCGAGCTGGCGTCTATCGTCCCTGTACCTGACGGCGCGATGACCATCGACTACCTGATCGGCGATCCCCGCCAGACCGGCCAGGGCATCGGGACGGCGGTGATCCGCTCCGCAATCGTGCGCACCTGGGCCGAACACCCGGCCGCCCCGTGCGTTCTCGTCCCGGTGGTGGCAGCCAACCGCGCTTCATGGCGGGCGCTTGAGCGGGCCGGGCTGCGCCGGGTCGGGGTCGGAAACCTGGAGCCGGACAACCCGGTCGATGACCGGACCCACTACCTCTACCGCATCGACCGGCCGCGGACCGGCGACTGACGGTCTCACCTGGCCGCCAACCAGAGCGCTCAGCCCCGCCAAATCAAGTGCACATCCGCCAAACGGAACGCTCAGTCACAGTTGCCGTGACCCGCCTACCCGACCTCACGGACCTAGAGGTCGAACTCGACGTACTCGATGTCCGTGAAGCGCACCTCCTCAAAGGAGCCGGCGCGGCGGCCGAGCGTCCTGGAAGTACACCTCTTTGAGCGCCTCGGCGGCGATGCGCTGGAGCTGTTGGTCGGTGGCCCCCTGTTCTTGGGCGTCGAAGAGGAGGGCGGCGTACTGCGGCGGCAGGGCCACGGTCAGGTGGCGGAGGCGGGCGTCGTCGGTTGAGCCGACCGGGGCGGTGTAACCGTCCAGGCTCGGGTGCCGATGAGGATCCCTTTGGCGTCACATCCTCTTTTCACAGGTCACGGGGGTTGTGACGCACGGTAGCGATCCCGCTTGTCGTTCGGTTGGGTGTCGACGGACGGCGCCCGAACGGTAATGGAAGGATCTTCAGGCGGCTGCG
The genomic region above belongs to Streptomyces sp. CG1 and contains:
- a CDS encoding GNAT family N-acetyltransferase, which encodes MITWRRIDEQDFPLLRTWLQQPHVKRWWNHETTAEAVARDFGPAARGEEPSEDLLAFLEGLPVGLVQRSRLRDYPEYLAELASIVPVPDGAMTIDYLIGDPRQTGQGIGTAVIRSAIVRTWAEHPAAPCVLVPVVAANRASWRALERAGLRRVGVGNLEPDNPVDDRTHYLYRIDRPRTGD